From a region of the uncultured Desulfatiglans sp. genome:
- a CDS encoding conserved hypothetical protein (Evidence 4 : Unknown function but conserved in other organisms) produces the protein MNDWNASSPAKILSISSQGGLGRGNLGAVVARAGVGKTACLIHIGLKRLLDGERVVHVSLKEGPDKVSAYYALILAEMVRTLPPDEQKRLQAEMEKKRMILAYLNQSFDVARLRANLVNLRDHLGFSADLLMIDGLDFGQVKREDLEAFKAFAAEWGVEIWFSVLSHRHLQETNARGVPQPLDALDDFFGVILQLHPEPSGIYLKFLKDHDAPAAPEASWRLDPNTYLVLS, from the coding sequence ATGAACGACTGGAATGCATCGAGTCCTGCGAAGATCCTTTCGATCTCTTCGCAGGGCGGCCTCGGCAGGGGAAACCTGGGAGCGGTGGTGGCCCGTGCGGGCGTGGGCAAGACGGCCTGTCTCATTCATATCGGGTTGAAGCGTCTTCTTGACGGGGAGCGGGTGGTGCACGTCTCCCTGAAGGAGGGCCCCGACAAGGTCTCTGCCTATTATGCACTGATCTTGGCGGAGATGGTCCGCACCCTCCCGCCGGACGAACAGAAGCGGCTGCAGGCTGAGATGGAAAAGAAGCGGATGATCCTCGCCTACCTGAACCAGAGCTTCGATGTGGCGAGGCTTCGGGCCAACCTCGTCAATCTGAGGGATCACCTCGGCTTCAGCGCAGACCTGCTGATGATCGACGGCCTCGATTTCGGGCAGGTGAAGCGGGAGGATCTGGAGGCCTTCAAGGCCTTCGCCGCGGAGTGGGGAGTGGAGATCTGGTTCTCCGTCCTGTCCCACAGGCACCTGCAAGAGACCAACGCCCGCGGCGTCCCGCAGCCGCTGGATGCGCTGGACGACTTCTTCGGCGTCATCCTCCAACTCCACCCCGAGCCGTCCGGCATCTATCTGAAGTTCCTGAAGGACCACGATGCACCTGCTGCTCCCGAAGCGTCCTGGCGCCTCGATCCGAATACCTACCTCGTGCTCTCCTGA
- a CDS encoding Substrate-binding region of ABC-type glycine betaine transport system — protein sequence MKSRILPFLMAGLFFLPAAQCFAAKGKVEIAYVEWSCATASANVVEAVLEEKMGYDVELTPVSAAAMWQALATGDIDAITTAWLPVTHGHYLERFRDKVIDLGPNLEGAGIGLVVPAYVTIDSIAELNANAAKFDGKIIGIDPGAGIMSKTEKAMEEYDLDRFQLMEGTGAIMTAVLKDKVEKEEWVVVTGWTPHWKFSRWDLKYLQDPKGVYGDAEQIRTIVRKGLEKDMPEVYRFLDRFHWTLADIGEVMGWNAEGEDPAASAKRWIEENPEKVDAWLAGD from the coding sequence ATGAAAAGTCGAATCCTGCCCTTTCTAATGGCAGGTCTGTTTTTTCTTCCTGCAGCGCAGTGCTTCGCGGCGAAAGGAAAGGTCGAGATCGCCTACGTGGAGTGGTCCTGCGCCACTGCAAGCGCGAATGTCGTCGAGGCGGTGCTCGAAGAGAAGATGGGCTATGACGTCGAACTCACCCCGGTCAGCGCCGCCGCCATGTGGCAGGCCCTTGCCACGGGGGATATCGACGCCATTACAACGGCCTGGCTGCCCGTCACCCACGGCCACTACCTCGAGCGGTTCAGGGACAAAGTGATCGACCTTGGTCCCAACCTGGAGGGGGCCGGGATCGGTCTGGTGGTGCCGGCCTATGTCACCATCGACTCCATAGCGGAGTTGAACGCCAACGCCGCCAAGTTCGACGGAAAGATCATCGGGATCGACCCCGGAGCGGGTATCATGAGCAAGACCGAGAAGGCCATGGAGGAATACGACCTCGACCGGTTCCAGCTCATGGAGGGGACCGGCGCCATCATGACGGCCGTCTTGAAAGACAAGGTGGAAAAGGAAGAATGGGTCGTTGTCACCGGCTGGACACCCCATTGGAAATTCTCCCGTTGGGATCTCAAGTACCTGCAGGATCCAAAGGGCGTATACGGCGATGCCGAGCAGATCCGCACCATCGTCCGGAAAGGCCTCGAAAAGGACATGCCAGAGGTCTATCGGTTCCTCGACCGTTTTCACTGGACCCTTGCCGACATCGGCGAGGTCATGGGATGGAACGCCGAAGGCGAGGACCCAGCCGCGTCCGCGAAGCGCTGGATCGAAGAAAATCCAGAGAAGGTCGACGCCTGGCTCGCAGGCGATTAG
- a CDS encoding conserved hypothetical protein (Evidence 4 : Unknown function but conserved in other organisms), with translation MQLPMNGYIDRIHQDALQVLEEVGVRCAHPEVRSLFEGTGLAAYDETSGHIHVLSPLVEQALQSAPKRDRYWIDENAFGVGGTAPFVYDDETGELIPPTFDHLVRIAKIVQEADEVAFMARGVLIKNSEVPVMETLIEHCSKPIYVAAVTPEGIDKAREIHETRGGLTLQFSIINSPLNVIESMIEPFLAAVRAGIPIYVSTMPMAGLSAPYSMSGLLTLTHAEALFGITLTQLINPGITVVHAGLPSIANIQKNYAVDLGLVAHNVANLLMEKVNQPLGLPSIQTACTTSQDAPNGKAEEEAVKGFGLMKRHGFHQMRHAFGFLRELISFSIAKLERHIELCRETGPEAAPDYPLEPYDEEGYEAIRRNGSQANYMRDDHTLKNTGKAFTC, from the coding sequence ATGCAGTTACCCATGAACGGATACATCGATCGCATACACCAGGACGCGCTTCAGGTGCTGGAGGAAGTCGGCGTCCGCTGCGCCCACCCTGAGGTCAGATCCCTCTTCGAGGGCACCGGCCTTGCAGCCTACGACGAAACCTCCGGGCACATCCACGTGCTCTCGCCGCTCGTGGAGCAGGCCCTGCAGTCTGCACCGAAACGGGATCGTTACTGGATCGACGAGAACGCCTTCGGGGTCGGTGGAACAGCCCCTTTCGTTTACGACGACGAGACCGGCGAACTCATCCCTCCCACCTTCGACCACCTGGTCCGAATCGCCAAGATCGTCCAGGAAGCGGATGAGGTGGCCTTCATGGCCCGCGGCGTCCTGATCAAGAACTCCGAGGTCCCGGTGATGGAGACCTTGATCGAGCACTGTTCGAAGCCGATCTACGTGGCCGCCGTCACCCCCGAAGGGATCGACAAGGCCCGAGAAATCCACGAGACCCGGGGAGGACTCACCCTCCAGTTTTCTATCATCAACAGCCCCCTCAACGTGATCGAAAGCATGATCGAGCCCTTCCTCGCGGCCGTCCGGGCCGGGATCCCGATCTACGTGTCGACCATGCCCATGGCAGGGCTCTCCGCCCCCTACTCCATGTCCGGCCTCCTCACCCTGACCCACGCCGAGGCCCTTTTCGGGATCACCTTGACCCAGCTCATCAACCCGGGGATCACGGTGGTTCATGCCGGGCTGCCCTCGATCGCCAACATCCAGAAAAACTATGCCGTGGACCTCGGGCTGGTCGCCCACAACGTCGCGAACCTTCTGATGGAAAAGGTCAATCAGCCGCTGGGCCTGCCCTCCATCCAGACCGCCTGCACGACCAGCCAGGACGCCCCCAACGGCAAGGCCGAGGAGGAGGCCGTCAAGGGCTTCGGCCTGATGAAACGGCACGGCTTCCACCAGATGCGTCATGCCTTCGGGTTCCTGCGCGAGCTCATCTCCTTTTCGATCGCCAAACTCGAGCGCCACATCGAGCTGTGCCGCGAAACCGGTCCGGAGGCCGCACCCGATTATCCTCTGGAGCCCTACGACGAGGAGGGGTACGAGGCCATTCGAAGGAACGGAAGCCAGGCGAACTACATGCGCGACGACCACACGCTGAAGAACACCGGAAAGGCCTTTACCTGCTGA
- a CDS encoding conserved hypothetical protein (Evidence 4 : Unknown function but conserved in other organisms) encodes MLNRKWLMFLGVLMFVLFIQPAAGRAGGEDVESLREEIRALKSQIEALEPLKARLEDMERRLAETEKTQETMKTQVDDASLLEKMQTVRDEMEEKGVKIGGALRFNYRYDDANDYSTANRDKGGDMSFDIFRFDVDAELNDLILSAQYRWYSYMDVIHHAWIGYNITDAWQGQLGITQVPFGILPYASHNWWFGLPYYVGLEDDYDMGLKSIHDFGDVNLQWAFFKNGEWGNAGKLDRYSFDVVQVGDQANEETNQGNLRLAYLFDHGDWGNTELGVSGEYGQLYNTLTGADGEHWAGALHLNGRYGRWNLMLEAIRYAYSPENPAGVNDKTIRMGAFGASFPVAAEADVYVAGLSYDLPINWGPISTLTFYNDYSLIDKKEDSFEDSQLNTLGCLISAGPVYTYIDLIMGKNAIWVGGVNDPMAQGDPNADWETMLNINFGYYF; translated from the coding sequence ATGCTGAACAGAAAATGGCTGATGTTCCTCGGGGTGCTGATGTTCGTTCTCTTTATTCAACCCGCCGCCGGACGGGCGGGCGGCGAGGACGTGGAGTCCCTCAGGGAGGAGATCCGCGCACTGAAATCCCAGATCGAGGCCCTCGAGCCCTTGAAGGCCAGGCTGGAAGACATGGAAAGGCGCCTCGCTGAAACGGAGAAGACCCAGGAGACGATGAAAACCCAGGTCGACGACGCTTCCCTCCTCGAAAAGATGCAGACGGTGCGCGATGAGATGGAGGAGAAGGGGGTCAAGATCGGCGGGGCGCTCCGTTTCAACTACCGCTATGACGATGCCAACGACTACAGCACCGCCAACCGGGACAAGGGGGGTGACATGAGCTTCGACATCTTCCGGTTCGATGTCGACGCGGAACTGAACGATCTCATCCTATCAGCCCAGTACCGCTGGTACAGTTACATGGATGTGATCCACCACGCCTGGATCGGCTACAACATAACCGATGCGTGGCAGGGCCAGCTCGGCATCACCCAGGTGCCGTTCGGCATTCTGCCCTACGCCTCCCACAACTGGTGGTTCGGGCTTCCCTACTACGTCGGGCTCGAAGACGACTACGACATGGGCCTGAAATCCATCCACGACTTCGGCGATGTGAATCTGCAGTGGGCCTTCTTCAAGAATGGCGAGTGGGGGAACGCCGGGAAGCTCGACCGTTATTCCTTCGATGTCGTGCAGGTCGGCGACCAGGCCAACGAAGAAACCAACCAGGGGAACCTCCGCCTGGCCTACCTCTTCGACCACGGGGACTGGGGCAATACGGAGCTGGGGGTTTCGGGCGAATACGGCCAGCTGTACAACACACTCACCGGGGCGGACGGCGAGCACTGGGCCGGGGCGCTCCACCTGAACGGACGCTACGGGCGCTGGAATCTCATGCTGGAGGCGATACGCTATGCTTACAGCCCTGAAAACCCCGCCGGCGTGAACGACAAGACCATCCGGATGGGCGCCTTCGGTGCCTCCTTCCCCGTGGCGGCCGAGGCCGATGTCTACGTTGCCGGGTTGAGCTACGATCTCCCGATCAACTGGGGGCCGATCAGCACCCTGACCTTTTACAACGACTACAGCCTGATCGACAAAAAGGAGGATTCCTTCGAGGATTCCCAACTGAACACGCTCGGCTGCCTGATCAGCGCCGGCCCGGTCTACACCTACATCGACCTCATCATGGGCAAGAACGCCATATGGGTGGGAGGGGTCAACGACCCCATGGCGCAGGGCGATCCGAACGCGGATTGGGAAACCATGCTGAACATCAATTTCGGCTATTATTTCTGA
- a CDS encoding conserved hypothetical protein (Evidence 4 : Unknown function but conserved in other organisms), which translates to MRIAVCQTSPVLLDVQANLADVIEKIHAGREQGAEMVVFPELALTGYFVGHHYPKVALRMDSKEIRQIAEATRGTAAIVGFIEESPSMNFYNSALVAVDGELLFAYRKLNLPNYGVFEERKYFSSGKRVPVFRYGGYCFAVYVCNDLWHPSLPYLGVTQKADVFITVINSSKESMGEGFSNLESWETINTFYSRIFGIYNICANRVGEETFGECEPAGLSMEFPHHVPKTYRFWGGSEIINPYGQRITKARLFEKDIVFGELSREILREKRVQLPYLRNDDPYFTHRELQRILFRKLTTPSPLKANYTCHRRDDHA; encoded by the coding sequence ATGCGCATCGCCGTGTGCCAGACCAGCCCGGTCCTCCTGGATGTCCAGGCCAATCTGGCCGACGTCATCGAAAAGATCCACGCAGGACGCGAACAGGGTGCGGAGATGGTTGTCTTTCCCGAACTCGCACTGACCGGCTACTTCGTGGGGCACCACTATCCGAAGGTCGCCCTTCGGATGGATTCGAAGGAAATCCGCCAAATCGCCGAGGCGACGCGCGGTACGGCCGCCATCGTCGGTTTCATCGAGGAATCCCCCTCGATGAACTTTTACAACTCCGCCCTCGTCGCCGTGGACGGCGAACTGCTCTTTGCCTACCGCAAACTCAATCTCCCGAACTACGGGGTCTTCGAGGAGCGGAAATACTTCTCATCCGGAAAACGGGTCCCGGTCTTCCGCTACGGCGGTTATTGCTTCGCCGTCTACGTCTGCAACGACCTCTGGCACCCGTCCCTCCCCTACCTCGGGGTCACCCAGAAGGCCGACGTCTTCATCACGGTCATCAACTCCTCCAAGGAATCGATGGGAGAGGGATTCTCCAATCTCGAGAGCTGGGAGACCATCAACACCTTCTATTCGCGCATCTTCGGCATTTACAACATCTGCGCGAACCGGGTCGGGGAGGAGACCTTCGGGGAATGCGAACCCGCCGGCCTGTCGATGGAGTTTCCCCATCACGTCCCGAAGACCTACCGATTCTGGGGCGGGAGCGAGATCATCAACCCCTACGGGCAGAGGATCACCAAGGCGCGCCTCTTCGAAAAGGACATCGTGTTCGGGGAGCTCTCACGGGAGATCCTCCGTGAAAAGAGGGTTCAGCTGCCCTACCTGCGCAATGACGATCCTTACTTCACCCACCGGGAACTCCAGCGCATCCTGTTCCGGAAACTGACCACCCCCTCCCCGCTGAAGGCGAATTACACATGCCACCGCAGAGATGATCACGCATGA
- a CDS encoding conserved hypothetical protein (Evidence 4 : Unknown function but conserved in other organisms) translates to MEKEKRSVGKGAWLKVFCPEARCLTEDEILSIPAEERKEAESGAEKGLWLEVFCPEGACLKEEERIDLPVRPGAEQKEGGAWLRLFCPEGRCLIEEESGVP, encoded by the coding sequence ATGGAGAAGGAGAAACGATCCGTCGGCAAAGGGGCGTGGTTGAAGGTCTTTTGTCCGGAGGCGCGGTGTTTGACGGAGGACGAGATCCTGTCGATTCCGGCCGAGGAGCGCAAGGAGGCCGAGTCGGGCGCTGAAAAAGGGCTCTGGCTGGAAGTCTTCTGTCCGGAGGGTGCCTGCCTGAAGGAGGAGGAGCGGATCGATCTGCCGGTCCGCCCCGGCGCGGAGCAGAAAGAGGGGGGAGCATGGTTGAGGCTGTTCTGCCCGGAGGGCCGCTGCCTGATAGAGGAGGAATCCGGCGTTCCTTAG
- the opuAB gene encoding Glycine betaine transport system permease protein OpuAB has product MQMPRMPIGQAIEQSIEFLVDHFSFATKAFSNVTEQGINILVAGMMFFPPWLLILLFSGLAWFLSRRIGIAVFTLLGLGLIWNMGLWEPTISTLALVLISTLFAIVIGIPLGILAAINTVFYRIIMPVLDFMQTMPAFVYLIPAIPFFGLGAVAAIFSTVIFSMPPAIRLTCLGIKQVPKDLVEAADAFGSTKGQKLFKLQLPIAMPTIMAGINQTIMLALSMVVIAAMIGAKGLGGEVWKAIQRLQPAKGFEAGIGIVIVAIILDRIMQRVGGRQKRE; this is encoded by the coding sequence ATGCAGATGCCTAGGATGCCCATCGGACAAGCCATCGAGCAGAGCATCGAGTTTCTGGTCGACCATTTTTCCTTCGCCACTAAGGCCTTCTCGAATGTCACCGAACAGGGGATCAACATTCTTGTTGCGGGCATGATGTTTTTTCCGCCGTGGCTGCTGATCTTGCTGTTTTCCGGATTGGCGTGGTTCTTGAGCCGTAGGATCGGGATCGCCGTCTTCACCCTCCTAGGCCTCGGACTGATCTGGAACATGGGACTCTGGGAACCCACCATCAGCACCCTGGCCCTGGTGCTCATCTCGACCCTCTTCGCCATCGTCATCGGCATCCCTTTAGGGATCCTGGCTGCCATCAACACCGTTTTCTATCGTATCATCATGCCGGTCCTCGATTTTATGCAGACCATGCCGGCCTTCGTCTACCTGATTCCGGCCATCCCGTTCTTCGGCCTCGGCGCCGTTGCGGCCATTTTTTCGACCGTCATCTTCAGCATGCCTCCGGCGATCCGTCTGACCTGTCTCGGGATCAAACAGGTGCCGAAGGATCTGGTCGAGGCCGCCGACGCCTTTGGCAGCACCAAGGGCCAGAAGCTGTTCAAGCTGCAGCTGCCCATCGCCATGCCGACCATCATGGCCGGGATCAACCAGACCATCATGCTCGCCCTGTCTATGGTGGTCATCGCCGCCATGATCGGCGCCAAGGGTCTCGGAGGAGAGGTCTGGAAGGCCATTCAACGGCTCCAACCCGCCAAGGGTTTCGAAGCCGGCATCGGCATCGTGATCGTCGCCATCATCCTTGACAGGATCATGCAGCGCGTTGGAGGACGGCAAAAGAGGGAATAA
- the proV gene encoding glycine betaine transporter subunit; ATP-binding compoent of ABC superfamily (Evidence 2a : Function from experimental evidences in other organisms; PubMedId : 2649479, 2691838; Product type t : transporter) — translation MPHKIEIEGLYKIFGPHPEEAMRLLEQGRTKQEIMEMTGNGVGVANACFSVDEGEIVVVMGLSGSGKSTLVRCINRLIEPTAGKVIVNGEEVTALSVEALRIFRQHHFGMVFQNFALFPHRSVVENVEYGLEIQKVPPQKRREAAMQAIEQVGLKGWEHSYPAQLSGGMQQRVGLARALALDADIMLMDEAFSALDPLIRRDMQDELLTLQETMQKTIIFISHDLDEAIKLGDRIVLMKDGFIVQQGTSEEILTNPANDYVAKFVEDVDMSKVVTAESVMLKPKEVAHYKTDGPRAVLRKMRHAGISTIFVQENGRLLGYVTADDAAAAAKRGDKGLDGVLFRDIRTASPDTPAIELFPLLAEISYPLPVVTPGNKLIGVVIKGSLLAGLADVTRNGGTENADA, via the coding sequence ATGCCGCACAAGATTGAGATCGAAGGGCTCTACAAGATCTTCGGACCACATCCCGAAGAAGCCATGCGCCTTCTCGAGCAAGGCCGGACTAAACAAGAGATCATGGAAATGACCGGCAACGGCGTCGGCGTGGCCAATGCGTGTTTCAGCGTGGACGAGGGGGAAATCGTCGTGGTCATGGGGCTTTCCGGGAGCGGCAAGTCCACGCTCGTCCGATGCATCAACCGGCTCATCGAACCGACGGCCGGCAAGGTGATCGTCAACGGGGAAGAAGTTACAGCCCTTTCCGTCGAGGCCCTCAGGATCTTCAGGCAGCACCACTTCGGGATGGTCTTCCAGAACTTCGCCCTCTTTCCTCATCGCTCCGTCGTCGAGAACGTGGAATACGGCCTCGAGATCCAGAAGGTGCCCCCGCAAAAGCGCCGAGAAGCGGCCATGCAGGCCATCGAGCAGGTGGGGCTCAAGGGCTGGGAGCACTCCTACCCGGCCCAGCTGAGCGGAGGCATGCAGCAGCGTGTCGGCCTGGCGCGGGCACTCGCCCTGGATGCCGACATCATGCTCATGGATGAGGCCTTCAGTGCCCTCGACCCCCTCATCCGCCGGGATATGCAGGACGAACTCCTCACGTTGCAGGAGACCATGCAGAAAACCATCATCTTCATCAGCCACGATCTCGACGAGGCCATCAAGCTCGGAGACCGGATCGTCCTCATGAAGGACGGTTTCATCGTACAGCAGGGAACCTCCGAGGAGATCCTCACGAATCCCGCGAACGACTACGTTGCCAAGTTCGTCGAGGACGTGGACATGTCCAAGGTCGTCACGGCCGAGTCGGTCATGCTCAAACCGAAAGAGGTGGCGCATTACAAGACGGACGGCCCCCGGGCGGTCCTCCGCAAGATGCGCCATGCCGGCATCTCGACCATTTTCGTCCAGGAAAATGGGAGGCTCCTCGGTTATGTCACCGCGGACGATGCTGCAGCGGCTGCCAAGCGCGGCGATAAAGGGCTCGATGGTGTTCTTTTCCGGGACATCAGGACAGCCTCGCCGGACACGCCGGCCATCGAGTTGTTCCCGCTTCTGGCGGAGATCAGCTATCCGCTCCCTGTGGTCACACCGGGGAACAAGCTGATCGGGGTGGTGATCAAGGGCTCGCTCCTGGCGGGCCTGGCCGATGTAACCCGAAACGGGGGGACAGAGAATGCAGATGCCTAG
- a CDS encoding conserved hypothetical protein (Evidence 4 : Unknown function but conserved in other organisms), which produces MKTAIELVLALAILVGVYLLTQRIVIWRLQRTCNRVLRDLQAKGAFSPESAVPLPYARKNPLRIGVRDYRPKAVEILLIQGKVATNEDGAYYLRRSSTVEEASLQANRPQAGGEV; this is translated from the coding sequence ATGAAAACGGCTATCGAACTGGTTCTGGCCCTTGCGATTCTCGTGGGGGTGTATCTGCTCACCCAGCGCATCGTCATCTGGCGGCTGCAAAGGACCTGCAACCGGGTCCTGCGTGACCTCCAGGCCAAGGGCGCCTTCAGCCCGGAATCGGCGGTCCCGCTGCCCTACGCCCGTAAGAACCCGCTCCGCATCGGCGTGCGCGACTACCGCCCGAAGGCCGTGGAGATCCTCCTGATTCAGGGCAAGGTGGCCACGAACGAAGACGGCGCCTACTACCTGAGGCGCAGTTCCACCGTCGAGGAGGCGAGTCTGCAGGCTAACCGTCCCCAGGCCGGCGGTGAGGTTTAA
- the fusA gene encoding protein chain elongation factor EF-G, GTP-binding (Evidence 2a : Function from experimental evidences in other organisms; PubMedId : 1398129, 6322136, 6989816, 7011903, 7016587, 7042386, 9298646; Product type f : factor), translated as MSERMERLRNLGISAHIDSGKTTLTERILFYTHRIHAIHEVRGKDGVGAKMDSMELERERGITIASAATYCQWNGHQINIIDTPGHVDFTIEVERALRVLDGAVLILCAVGGVQSQSLTVDRQMNRYRVPRIAFINKCDRSGANPLRVVDQLRTRLNHNAVLVQLPIGAEGDFCGVVDLVSMRALYFEGPKGEEIRVEAIPADLADQAARKREELLDAASMFSDELMEAIFEDQVTEPLVIEALRRGTLSRQLTPVFVGSAYKNIGVQALLDGVTRFLPGPADISNEALDLEAGEQAVPLQPDPDAPLVALAFKLEVTPYGQLTYMRIYQGSLGKGDDLVISRTRKKLKVGRLVRMHAEEMEDISRAEAGDIVALFGIDCFSGDTFTDGRLNVSMSSMFVPEPVISLALTPQDNKSQVNMSKALNRFMKEDPTFRSHVDPESGETIISGMGELHLDIYLERMKREFNAAVTAGMPQVAYREAVTERVAFDYTHKKQTGGAGQYGRVAGYLAPSEEGEYTFVNEVKGGAIPTEFIPAVDKGFQSCLKKGLLIGFPVIGMTVGVNDGQAHSVDSSEMAFSQAAVGAFKQAYMKARPVILEPIMKVSVECPSEYQGGVMASLNQRRGLIMGSTEDGVFTGVEAEVPLSEMFGYATVLRSLTQGKGEFTMEFARYAKLPEALADDLKKRLREKKTKGDNIS; from the coding sequence ATGTCAGAGAGAATGGAAAGATTGCGGAATTTGGGCATCAGCGCCCACATCGATTCGGGCAAGACCACGCTCACGGAGAGGATCCTCTTCTACACCCACCGGATTCATGCGATCCATGAAGTCCGCGGGAAGGACGGCGTGGGAGCCAAGATGGACTCGATGGAGCTCGAACGGGAGCGCGGCATCACCATCGCCTCGGCCGCCACCTACTGCCAGTGGAACGGACACCAGATCAACATCATCGACACGCCGGGGCACGTAGACTTTACGATCGAGGTCGAGCGGGCGCTGCGCGTCCTGGACGGCGCGGTCCTGATCCTGTGCGCGGTGGGCGGGGTGCAGTCGCAGTCCCTGACGGTGGACCGGCAGATGAACCGCTACCGGGTGCCGCGGATCGCCTTCATCAACAAGTGCGACCGTTCGGGCGCCAACCCGCTCCGGGTGGTGGATCAGCTGAGGACACGGCTGAACCACAATGCGGTCCTCGTTCAGCTGCCGATCGGCGCCGAAGGGGATTTCTGCGGGGTCGTTGACCTGGTGAGCATGCGGGCCTTGTACTTCGAAGGTCCGAAAGGCGAGGAGATCCGGGTCGAAGCGATCCCGGCCGACCTGGCCGATCAGGCGGCCAGGAAGCGGGAGGAACTCCTCGATGCGGCCTCCATGTTCTCGGATGAGCTGATGGAGGCCATCTTCGAGGATCAGGTCACGGAGCCCCTCGTCATCGAGGCCCTGCGCCGCGGGACGCTCTCCCGGCAGCTGACCCCGGTCTTCGTCGGCTCTGCCTACAAGAATATCGGGGTGCAGGCCCTGCTCGACGGGGTGACCCGTTTCCTGCCGGGTCCGGCGGATATCTCGAACGAGGCCCTCGACCTCGAAGCCGGGGAGCAGGCGGTCCCGCTGCAGCCCGACCCGGATGCCCCGCTCGTAGCGTTGGCGTTCAAACTGGAGGTGACGCCCTACGGTCAGCTGACCTATATGCGCATCTACCAGGGGTCGCTCGGCAAGGGGGACGATCTCGTCATATCGCGCACCCGCAAGAAGCTCAAGGTCGGCCGTCTCGTCCGCATGCACGCAGAGGAGATGGAGGACATCAGCCGGGCGGAGGCCGGCGACATCGTCGCGCTGTTCGGGATCGACTGTTTTTCGGGCGACACCTTCACGGACGGGCGCCTGAATGTGAGCATGTCTTCGATGTTCGTGCCCGAACCGGTCATTTCCCTGGCCCTGACGCCGCAGGACAACAAGAGCCAGGTGAACATGTCCAAGGCCTTGAACCGCTTCATGAAGGAGGATCCGACCTTCCGGTCCCACGTCGATCCGGAGTCCGGGGAGACGATCATCTCCGGCATGGGCGAGCTGCACCTGGACATCTACCTCGAGCGGATGAAGCGTGAGTTCAACGCCGCCGTGACGGCCGGCATGCCGCAGGTCGCCTACCGGGAGGCGGTCACCGAACGGGTCGCCTTCGACTACACCCACAAGAAGCAGACCGGCGGCGCCGGCCAGTACGGACGTGTCGCCGGCTACCTGGCCCCGTCCGAGGAGGGGGAGTACACCTTCGTCAACGAGGTCAAGGGCGGGGCCATCCCGACCGAATTCATCCCCGCCGTAGACAAGGGGTTTCAATCCTGCCTCAAGAAGGGTCTGCTGATCGGGTTCCCGGTCATCGGCATGACGGTCGGGGTGAACGACGGGCAGGCGCACAGCGTCGACTCCTCGGAGATGGCCTTCAGCCAGGCGGCGGTCGGCGCATTCAAGCAAGCCTACATGAAGGCGCGGCCGGTCATTCTCGAGCCGATCATGAAGGTGTCCGTGGAGTGTCCTTCGGAGTACCAGGGGGGGGTCATGGCATCCTTGAACCAGCGCCGGGGGCTCATCATGGGGTCCACGGAAGACGGGGTCTTCACCGGGGTCGAGGCCGAGGTGCCTCTGTCCGAGATGTTCGGCTATGCAACGGTGCTCCGTTCTTTGACGCAGGGCAAGGGCGAGTTCACTATGGAGTTTGCACGCTACGCGAAACTGCCGGAGGCCCTCGCGGACGATCTGAAAAAGCGCCTCAGGGAGAAGAAGACAAAGGGGGATAACATCTCATGA